One Vicia villosa cultivar HV-30 ecotype Madison, WI linkage group LG5, Vvil1.0, whole genome shotgun sequence genomic window, tagtaaCATAAAGAAAAATTTAATTGTATAATTTTTATTgcattttactttaatttttttgtccaaaaaaaagtaaaattaaagcaccataaaaaatttataattacaagCATGTAGACtagaataataattttttttaagaaatagcCTTAAAAAGTTGAAATTTTTTCGTTATATTGGATTTGACTTTGACTACTATAAATACAACTACGACTGTGATGCGTTCATCTACGTTATGGCTTTGTTGTTGGCATTCTTCTCCGACGATATCATTATCTTTGTATTCGCTACTCTGAATTTTTTTCTAAGATTTTGATGTTTGAGTCTCATTTCTAATCCAGTCTTTTTGAAATTGTATCtcaaaagatcaacaacaaaaaacCTGATAACAATAAACACGCAACAGATCAAACAGAATTTCTTTGTGGGAGGTAGATTACTTTGTCGTGTCTGCCCCATATGTAATTTAATTTAGATTAGATCATTCAATCTCTTCATGTCATCAATGGaatgataaatgatttttttgtgaTAATTATTATACACCGCACCACCCCAACATTAAAATCATTTATTAGAATCATTTATGTTGCATTTCTTTAAAAGGAGGGTTTGATTTTAAACCATTCAATATTTTTCCTCTAAAGCCTCGAGTATCATCGTATTTATGTGTGGTCTCATGAATAAAGTTTCCattggaaaaattaaaataaattaatttagtgAGGCAATGGAAGTTTAGCGAGACTAATGGAATATATCTTATGGAATTTATAATATTGATGAAAATATAAGGAAGCTTTATGAGAAGAACACCACATATGAATCAATGGCCACTAGCATGTTGAAATAAACAATAAAATCatcttaaaatataaatataacacacaaaaaaaacaaaacaaggaagggaaaaatgaatttgaaaataaaaaaaggagATGAAGATGAACGAGTAAATTTTTTTCTGAATTATAAAGATAAACGAgtaaaaaaaatttccataaaaaaGATAAGAAGATGAACAACTTAAAGTTTTTGATAACACAtaacttaataaaaaaaaccaaatGTTATACAACAACctaacaaaaaataattaaataataatattaaattattgtaTATTTTTGTCTGGTGAAATCTAGAATGAGAGTGCAATTAAGTCTCTCACTGGTGATACCCTAAAATTATTACCATTGAATTTAATCTATGGTTTAGATTAGATAAGAACTAGATTGAGaacatttatatattttctcACTCCTAGACTTTCTACTTTCACACtaacttttatttctttttctgatGATCATCTGCATCATTTCCATGAAATTCTACCATACATTACAATCACGACATCAtgaacttatttctttttctgatGATCTGCATCATTTCCATGAAATTCTACCATCCATTGCAATCACGACATCGTGTATTTTGCCATCAATTTCTAACATATATGCAATCTTGGCGATATGTAGAGTCAAAGACAATATTTTCTCAATAAATAATTTGCTAAATGATAATTATGTTTCTAATTGATAACACACCGTCCCTTCAATTTTCTCAAACACACCAACAATACTTTTctcaagaaataaaaataaaaatatgaacttTTGtcttcacaatttcaacaaataaGATGAATTACACGATGACATTATCCCCTCGTATAATGAAACAGAAAAGAAGTTGTAATAAAGTTCGTGGAGATTGGAGAAGATGTGGAAAGAAGATTGGATGTGAAAACGTATTTATGTTCTCATTTTTATTCCCATTAAATTTAaatcattaattaaattttatggtGTAATTTGAGGGTATCACCGGTGAGTAGAgatggcaatttggcccatctccaatgggtacccacaaaaaaccccatatcgggtagggtaaatacccataaaaatgggtatgggcacgggcacgggtaattacccattaaaatatgcgggtatgggtgcggacacgggtaccttactacccaacccgccccatacccacactacatatttctataatgtcatttatattattgtataaaaatgcatgattctgaattttttaaaaaatatattgctattaaatcattacattttaattaaagtgtttatttgtttcttaacaaTAAcgtacataatttttttaatattgttaaaaagacttaaattatatgatattttgtaattaaacgatTTAATTTTACTGTAAATGAGGGTAAACGGGTACGGGTATGGGCATTGCGGTACCCACAGGGTACGGGTACGGGCATAAATATTGATATCCACGCGGGTTTGGGCTCGGGTACGGGGATTTTTTTAACCTGCGGGTATggggacgggtactatagtaccctgcccaaaccctgcccattgccatccctaccGGTGAGAGATTTAATTGATGCCTCATCTTAGATGTtacctttttgttttttttccaaaaataacaAGTTGGTTATAAACAATCCGGACCATtcatcataaaaaaatatatacttttgttaaataaactattttaagaaaatattttatttttgttaataaattattttaagaaaatattttatttttaataaataatttattttaagaaattattttacttttgttaaataaattattttaagaaaaattattttattttgttaaataaattattttatttttgttaaataaactattttaagaaattattttattattttttaataaactattttaaaaattattttatttttgttaaataaactattttaagaaattattttattattttttaataaactattttaagaaattattttatttttgttaaatatattatttaatttaatttaaataaattattttaagaaattattttatttttgttaaataaattattttaagaaatcattttatttttgttaaataaattattttaagaaattaatttatttttgctaaataaattattttaagaaattattttatttttgttaattaaattattttaagaaattattttcttttttgtcaaataaattattttaagaaattattttacttttgttaaataatttatttttaaaagtaaatatttttattattgataataTATAGAAAATTTTAATTGTATGACTTTTTATTGTATTTTACTTTAATCTTTTACCAAAAGTTAAAACACCATAAAAATGTTATAATTACAAACCGAAATactagaaataataaaaagttattATAAATATCGTTTAAAAGTGTTCTTGATACCATTTTAGATTTTACATAAACTATAACAGCCTTGTCGCGTTCATCCACGTCCATGGCTATGTCCACATCGGTGTTCTTCCCCGATGATCTCATCAGCTTCGTTTTCTCCGTTCTTCCCGTGAAGTCCGTTCTAAGGTTCAGGTGTTTGTGTAAGTCTTGTGACTCTCTTATTTCCGATTCTATCTTTGTGAAATTTCATCTCAAAAGATCTTTCATAAGAAATTCGATCTTAACAATAAACACACAACACATCAAACATAATTTGTACGATTTCATTAAGGAGACAGAGAGTGTGGCAGATTATTGTGTCATTCCATGCCCCATACGTCGTTTAATTGAGAATCCATCATTCAACCTCTTCATTGATCCTTGCTATCAATGGAATGACAAAGGATGGTCTCATATAATTGGTTTCTGCAATGGATTGATATGTTTAGTTGGTGATTCTTTCAATTTCACCCATTGGTATCCAGAGTATTGGCTTCGTTTATGGAACCCAGCTACAAGAATAACATCTCCAAAATTTGGAAATTTTCGCATTTCTAACCGTGAAACCTCTGGTTTCTCATTTGGTTGTGATAATTCAACCAACACTTACAAAGTAGTGGCATTTAATTACTGTCCTGAGCAACTAACAAGTAAGGTGAGAATTCTAAAAGTAGGTGATAATGTTTGGAGAAATATTGAAAGTTTTCCCGTAATTCCTCTTCGTCTGGGTTATGAGGAAAACGATGTTTGTTTCAACGACACCCTTAATTGGTTGGCTATTCATAATGTTCATTTGTATAATTTTAAGGATATTACAGTTGAACAATTTGTTATTGTCTCACTTGATTCGAGGACTGAAGCATACAATCAATACCAGTTGCCTAATGGTTTTGATGAAGTTCCTCCTAAACATCCAACTATTGGTGTGTTAGGAGggtgtttttgtttttcttattcttATAGAGAAACTGATTTTGTTATATGGAAAATGAAGAAGTTTGGAGTTGAAGATTCTTGGACTCAATTTCTTAAAATTAGTTATCAAAATCTTGAAATAGATTATGGCATTAATGACGACACAATAAAGTATTATTTTCAATTGGTACCGTTGCTTCTATGTGAGGATGGTGATACATTAATACTTAAGAGCAGTCAAGATCTCCAATTAATTCTCTATAATTTGAGAGATAATAGTGTAGTGCGAACAAATATTATTGTCAGTAGAACTCCTACCGATAATAGAACTAGCGATTACCTTGCTTGGAACTTTTTCAAGGATTCTATTGAAAGCTTAGTTCCTCCTATCTTTTAAAAGTAAGTTCCTCTTCCATGAtttaattgtttgaatttatgtcaatttattaattgttaaattttcataataattaATTGTATGAATATTCTTTTTTTCTTATAGGCTTGATAATTACTGGTAATAGCCCCGAATGAAGCCCCAAATGAAGACTGCTGCAATGATTTCTTTATGTACGTTGTGATATCATAAACCCAATCAATAGAGAATGATAGGTGTTTAGTTGTTCATATTAGTTTCTGTCAACCGATTAAACaaattttcatttatcatttgtgAAGCTTACAGTGCGTTAGTAAAGAGTGACTTACACATATATCAAGTGTGTGTATATTAATTgtgatttagtttttttatttaaactattatatttataattttatgtttatttactCAATCACTAACTATTcttttaaaataacaaaataaaatatgtatcttgtatgatttttttgacaaaaaattgtaAATTCAAATATTTTCGTTATAACTTTTGTAGAGGAATATCAACGCTTAAAGGTTAATTTAGTCATAGTCATATAGCTAGCTAGAGATAAAAATAGGCTACGTTGTAAGACTTAACAATGGCTGaaaatttgattaaatttttttttttgatataccGAGTTAGATTTCTTAAAGACTTATTAcatgttaatatttttaaataagtaatgtgttttttttttatttaagtatatAAGTTGGTTAACTTAATAAGGTTTGAATTTGATAATTGTATTGATGGATAATTTGTAAATATCTCATTGTGTTTATTGAGCTTTAGAGTTTCTTGTAGTCCTATTGAGTATTGGGATTCAACTCACATaagtttgtttaaaaaaaaaaggtttaagaACTTAacgagatttttttattttttgtgtgggacttttaacataatatttagagaaaatgattttgtatgacaatttatttgaattaaattttatgataatatgtttaatatgaaaaaatagttaatatgcctaaatcaataaaaatattttttttgttgaaaaagaaagaaaatatttcaaCATAAATATAAAGTCTAAATGATAATGTTATtagtaaaaattataatttataaattttaaatttgtccGTCCAGTAGACttaaactatttattttaatttttttttaagtttttctaattttcaaaaaaaatatctttCTGAAAAAGTGAGAGTGTGTATAAACTTTATTGGACTAATTGGAGGCAAAGTGTGCTCATATGAGAAGTAGGTAAGTTGTGTTTACAAAAGATAAAAGAGTTTAAATTATGACTGACAGCTAAGTGGCCGTGGAGGTTGCAtgttgatcggccaccaatttgtaCTGTGTTTTCATCAATCTCTGGGCACAAATCTCTTTAATTCGGTAACATAATTGTCTGTTTGTTATAgtttttattcgttttttttgAAAGTCTagtttaagttgtgtgttttgttttgttgctaTAATTTCATGGTTTTTAAGATGCTTTGATGCTTGTCTCGGTAGTGATTATGTTTCAGGTCTACGTGTAAAAttcacaagaagaatgcagagccAAAGTAGCTGGAATCGAAGCAAGAA contains:
- the LOC131605488 gene encoding F-box/kelch-repeat protein At3g23880-like is translated as MAMSTSVFFPDDLISFVFSVLPVKSVLRFRCLCKSCDSLISDSIFVKFHLKRSFIRNSILTINTQHIKHNLYDFIKETESVADYCVIPCPIRRLIENPSFNLFIDPCYQWNDKGWSHIIGFCNGLICLVGDSFNFTHWYPEYWLRLWNPATRITSPKFGNFRISNRETSGFSFGCDNSTNTYKVVAFNYCPEQLTSKVRILKVGDNVWRNIESFPVIPLRLGYEENDVCFNDTLNWLAIHNVHLYNFKDITVEQFVIVSLDSRTEAYNQYQLPNGFDEVPPKHPTIGVLGGCFCFSYSYRETDFVIWKMKKFGVEDSWTQFLKISYQNLEIDYGINDDTIKYYFQLVPLLLCEDGDTLILKSSQDLQLILYNLRDNSVVRTNIIVSRTPTDNRTSDYLAWNFFKDSIESLVPPIF